In Chlorogloeopsis sp. ULAP01, the genomic window TAGTTGAAAGCGATCGCCGTTCTGGCGATCCAGCTTGTGTGACGGCTTGTGCCGAGCAAATCCGCAAAGTTTTGGGGTGGCAACCTAAATATAATGACTTGGATCAAATTGTCTATACAACCCTAGCTTGGGAAAAGCGCAAAGAAGGTTTGATCTCGATTTAGTTTGGAGACGAAGTAGAAGGCAGTCCCAATGAAACAAGTTTGATCGCCAGGCATGAAAAACCTCACCCTGTCCTGTCGGACACTCCTCTCCTTAGCAAGGAGAGGGGCAGGGGGTGAGGTGACTTTCAAGTCAGGAGGCAGTAGACACGTTCGCCGTAAGGCGTTGCGTTAGCTAGTGGCGTATCCGTTGGTAGGCAGTTGGCAGAAGGGGAGACAAGGAGATAAGGGGCAAAACGTCATTTTATATTCCCCGAATAATTTTCTTTATCAAAATAGATTCTGAACAAAAATTTATTCTGACTCGTGAATTTTGTATTCTGACTTCTTTTGACGGTTAATTTTTTTCTTGTTTAACGTCTAATTTATGATCCGAGACATTGCCACTATTTGTTTGCGGCAGAAGATAAATTGCCCCAGATACTAGTGTCAGTACAACAGAAATCCAGAAAGCAACAATAGAAGGCAATTGCCATTCCTGTGGTAAAGGTGCAATTAAAAGCGCGATCGCTATTATTTGACTAACTGTTTTGAGTTTGCCCCAAATATTCGCTCCACTAATTTGAGTTTGACTGACACGCCAACCAGCGATCGCCAACTCCCGCCCCAGGATCAAAAATACTCCCCAAGCAGGTATCTGTCCTAGTTCAATTAAAGCTAGAAGTGGCGCGAGTACCAGCAATTTATCTACCAAGGGATCAAGAAATTTACCCAAGTCACTAACTTGGTTCAGTTTTCGCGCCAAGTAGCCATCTAACCAGTCGGTACCAGCAGCAACGAGAAAAATTGCTAAACACACCCACCTACTAGTTGGCGTAGGATTATGTAAACCGTAAAGCAAGAATGGCAATCCTAAAAGACGGGAGAAAGTAATCCAATTAGGTATAGTCATAAACAATTCAAAAATTAGATATTTGTAAAGCGATACAGCAAATAAGCTAATCTAATATGTTTTTTATACTGTCCAGCTTCGTATAAACTAACTAGGGCTTGGTTTGTAAGAGGTGGTTTTACAGTTTTGCATATGCATTACCGTGATTTTATAAAGATTGCGGTTAAACACGCCTTTAAAGTGGTTATTAGTAAAGATTAACAACCAACAATAACTCAATTTAAATCCTTATGACTCAACAAAAAGATTATCAATACAGAATAGAACGCGACTCAATGGGCGATCGCCAAATTCATGGTAGTGTTTATTACGGCATCCAAACACTGCGAGCCACAGAAAACTTTCCAATTAGCGACCTTAAGCCTTTGCCTACTTACGTAGATGCTTGTGTATTAATCAAAAAAGCTACAGCTATAGTCAACGGCGAACTAGGTTGTATTTCTCAACAGACAAGCCAAGCCATAGTCGAAGCAGCAGATGAAGTTTTAGCCGGAAAATTTCGCGATCAGTTTGTGGTTGATATTTATCAAGCGGGTGCTGGTACTTCCCACCACATGAATGTCAACGAAGTCTTAGCAAATCGGGCATTAGAAATTCTCGGCGAGGAAAAAGGTAACTACAAGCGCGTTAGTCCCAATGACCACGTTAACTACGGTCAGTCTACCAACGATGTGATTCCAACGGCAATTCGCATTGGTGGTTTACTGGCTTTATCTAGAACATTACATCCAGCCTTAGAAAAGGCAATAGCAGCACTGTTTGCGAAAGCAGAAGAATTTCAAGACATTGTTCGTTCTGGCAGAACTCATATGCAAGATGCCGTGCCAGTACGTTTAGGCGAGAATTTTCGGGCTTGGGCATACATTCTCAGCGAACATCAAAATCGAATTTATACTGCCAGTGGGGATTTGATGGTGCTGGGTTTGGGAGGTAGTGCAGCAGGTACGGGGATGAACACCCATTCTCAGTATCGCGCGCGCGTGGTAAGCGTACTTTCAGAGTTGATTGATTGTCCGTTAGAACCCGCACCCCATTTGATGGCAGCCATGCAAAGTATGGCACCATTTGTAAATGTTTCTGGAGCTTTGCGTAACTTAGCCCAAGATTTAGTCAAAATCTCCCACGATTTGCGATTAATGGATTCTGGTCCAAAAACTGGTTTAAAAGAAATTCAGTTACCACCAGTACAACCAGGTTCCTCAATTATGCCAGGAAAATATAATCCGGTCATGGCAGAAATGACATCAATGGTTTGTTTTCAGGTGATGGGTTACGACAGTGCGATCGCATTAGCGGCACAAGCAGGACAATTAGAACTAAATGTGATGATGCCCTTGATTGCTTATAACTTAATTCACAGTATCGAAATTCTCGGCAATACCATCGCTGCACTTACCGAACGGTGTATACAAGGAATTACCGCTAACCAAGAACGTTGTTTGGCTTATGCAGAAGGAAGTTTAGCTTTAGTTACGGCATTAAATCCTCACATTGGCTATTTGAATGCAGCAGCAGTAGCGAAAGAATCATTGGAAACAGGCAAATCCTTACGACAAATAGTACTAGAAAAAGGATTGATGAGTGAAACAGAATTAGCTCAAGTTTTAAATCTCCAGCAAATGAGCCAAATTGTACCTCTTGAATAAAATAATTATTAATCATTAATTGCCAGTTTTCCATTAGCCATTAGCCATTAATCACAATGCAAATTCAAACACCCTCTGTCAGCTTAATTCGGGCTACTTCCTACGAACTAGATATTTTAAGGGAGTCAATCCAAACGCTACTAGAACCCTTCGGAGGAATAGGGGCGTTTGTTAAAAGTGGCGATCGCGTTTTACTTAAACCCAATTTACTTACAGGAGCGCGTCCTGATAAAGAGTGTACCACCCGTCCAGAATTAGTTTATGTAGTGGCGCAGATGGTGATGGAGGCTGGAGGGAAGCCATTTTTGGGCGATAGTCCGGCTTTTGGTAGCGCTAAGGGAGTAGCTATAGCAAATGGCTATCTACCAATTATAGAAGAACTCAATCTGCCAATTATCGATTTCCAAGGAAAGCGTTACCAAACCATCAGCGCAGATTTTAATCATCTGCT contains:
- the pgsA gene encoding CDP-diacylglycerol--glycerol-3-phosphate 3-phosphatidyltransferase — its product is MTIPNWITFSRLLGLPFLLYGLHNPTPTSRWVCLAIFLVAAGTDWLDGYLARKLNQVSDLGKFLDPLVDKLLVLAPLLALIELGQIPAWGVFLILGRELAIAGWRVSQTQISGANIWGKLKTVSQIIAIALLIAPLPQEWQLPSIVAFWISVVLTLVSGAIYLLPQTNSGNVSDHKLDVKQEKN
- a CDS encoding aspartate ammonia-lyase, whose product is MTQQKDYQYRIERDSMGDRQIHGSVYYGIQTLRATENFPISDLKPLPTYVDACVLIKKATAIVNGELGCISQQTSQAIVEAADEVLAGKFRDQFVVDIYQAGAGTSHHMNVNEVLANRALEILGEEKGNYKRVSPNDHVNYGQSTNDVIPTAIRIGGLLALSRTLHPALEKAIAALFAKAEEFQDIVRSGRTHMQDAVPVRLGENFRAWAYILSEHQNRIYTASGDLMVLGLGGSAAGTGMNTHSQYRARVVSVLSELIDCPLEPAPHLMAAMQSMAPFVNVSGALRNLAQDLVKISHDLRLMDSGPKTGLKEIQLPPVQPGSSIMPGKYNPVMAEMTSMVCFQVMGYDSAIALAAQAGQLELNVMMPLIAYNLIHSIEILGNTIAALTERCIQGITANQERCLAYAEGSLALVTALNPHIGYLNAAAVAKESLETGKSLRQIVLEKGLMSETELAQVLNLQQMSQIVPLE